The following is a genomic window from Kineosporiaceae bacterium.
CCCTCATGATCACCGTTAGATCGCAGTTTGCTCCGGTCCAGAAGGAGGAAACTGCGATCTAACGGTGATCATGGATGATGGCTCAGGGGTTGGGTGGGTTGGGCTCGTCCGGGCGGCGTGACGGGTGCGGCACGCGACTCGCGGCCCACACGACGTGGCGGCCCACCCCTGACTGGGGAGGGCCGCCACTGGTGTCGGGCTGACTACTTCTCGGGCTCGGGCGTGACCTCGTGGTGCGTGGTCAGGTCGGCCACGTGCTCGCCCTTGGGCAGGTTCGACAGGTCGGGCGCGATGATCAGCTCGGGCAGACCCGAGTCGGGCAGTCGCCGCGAGTGGACGTCGGTTCCCGCTCCCGCGATACCGGCGAGCACCAGGTCGTGCGAGCCGCGCTTCGGCAGGGTTTCACCGCGGAAGAACGCCGGGGCGCTGAGCCACTGCATGACCATGGCCACGGCGCCGAGCGCCAGCGCGAGCAACCCCACGACTCCCACGGCGCCCTGGCCGAAGATGGTGATGTTGTTGCCGTCGTCATCGGTCAGCCAGTCCGGCAGCAAGAACTGCTGCAGGCCATAGCCGAAGGTGGCCAGCATGATCAGGCCGCCTGAGAGCGGGATCAGGACCTGCATCACCAGGTCACGGCCGCCCTTGGCGGCGTTCTTGCGGTAGAACCAGGCGCAGGCAAAGCCGGTGAGCCCGTAGTAAAACGCGATCATCAGGCCGATGGAGCCGATCAGTGCGGTCAGCAGGTTGGGGCTGACCAGGGTGAACAGCAGGTAGAACACGGCCGAGATGATGCCCATGCCGATGGTCGACCAGGTGGGGGTCAGGTACTTCGGGTGCACGTTGGCGAAGCGCTCCGGCAGCGCCTTGAACACGCCCATGGACAGCGCGGTGCGCGCGGTCGGCAGGATCGTGGTCTGGGTGGAGGCCGAAGCCGAGGTGAGGATCGAGGCAGCCAGCAGGATCAGGCCGAGCTTGCCCAGGGTGCTGTCCCCGAAGAGAGTCTCGCCCACAGCCCCGAACACGTCGTCGGCATTGTCCGCGTTGCCGAGCCCGATTCCGTCGGTGCCGACTCCGGCGAAGGCGATGGCGGCGATGGAGACCATGGCGTACGTGCCGAGCAGCAGGATCGTCGAGATGACCGCGGCGCGACCGGGGGTCTTACCAGGGTCGTCGCTCTCCTCGTTGCAGGCGACGGCGGTGTCCCAGCCCCAGTAGATGAAGAACGTCGTCAACAGTGCGGGGGCGATCACGTCGCCGAAACCCA
Proteins encoded in this region:
- a CDS encoding APC family permease encodes the protein MSSDTAAPIGFPEVAGDKGLKGGALGLLSSVVVGMASTAPAYSLAASLGFVVAAGGSLLAGTKAPAVFMLAFIPMYFIAIAYQELNKAEPDCGTTFTWASRAFGPITGWLGGWGIIAADVIVMANLAQVAGAYSFTFTGEVGALFGQDWSGVADLADSTFWSTVAGLIWIALMTYICYRGIEVSARLQYGLLAIEVVVLIIFAIVALTKVYSGNAESYSLTPSLSWLWPGGLGFGDVIAPALLTTFFIYWGWDTAVACNEESDDPGKTPGRAAVISTILLLGTYAMVSIAAIAFAGVGTDGIGLGNADNADDVFGAVGETLFGDSTLGKLGLILLAASILTSASASTQTTILPTARTALSMGVFKALPERFANVHPKYLTPTWSTIGMGIISAVFYLLFTLVSPNLLTALIGSIGLMIAFYYGLTGFACAWFYRKNAAKGGRDLVMQVLIPLSGGLIMLATFGYGLQQFLLPDWLTDDDGNNITIFGQGAVGVVGLLALALGAVAMVMQWLSAPAFFRGETLPKRGSHDLVLAGIAGAGTDVHSRRLPDSGLPELIIAPDLSNLPKGEHVADLTTHHEVTPEPEK